One Deltaproteobacteria bacterium genomic region harbors:
- a CDS encoding N-6 DNA methylase produces MRNVDGLQPQEAFDELLKYISLKETLEKHGLNPSSPFTLMGSDGLSSVQAEQADTLRKVFADHFQEMGQGATDLWKDARFRLSDKCLIALHDLFQPLQFSSIPFDLRSAALREFLAAHTRKALGIFLTPDEVARMMVDFVSPRPGDKVCDPACGTATFLIEVLKHWQRQKGTAYDAKKADFTVFGIDKNPRMLLLAELNLHHTRRCVFRSQLADSLARGTIKQNTCDAIFTNPPFGVNIDDRGLDMSVYESARMLASGGARRVPSEVLFLELCLRSLSPGGTLAIVLPRSVVTNGSLDVARRAFDQYGYVQAIVSLPSETFQATGTQTTTVVLFARKYAGSEDRKANVRICVSNVSNVGYDSTGRRRDGSQLNDLAKHLAESISSQKDVATCSLTVAVPKTETFSRLPELLAKRIARNKTVCLSEILKTVTCGRTPPRASYTPEGLFVVKVGNLTGNGIDWSPRDRNFVDPGVYRVNNSGERYLRTGDILLTAAAHSPVYIAKKVDIVTAIPPEVGSKASFVGEVMLLRPDEEKVDPFVLLAYLRLPSVMKEIQAMIRGQTAHLYPDDVLNLTVDERVVKPDKTLKELADLARREAEKFAELNRIMFRQTILAAELDND; encoded by the coding sequence ATGAGAAATGTTGACGGGCTCCAGCCTCAAGAGGCATTCGATGAACTACTCAAGTACATTTCACTGAAGGAAACGCTTGAAAAACATGGTTTGAATCCGTCAAGTCCGTTCACGCTAATGGGAAGTGATGGGCTTTCAAGCGTGCAGGCAGAGCAAGCCGACACATTGCGCAAGGTATTTGCCGACCACTTTCAGGAAATGGGACAGGGCGCCACTGACTTGTGGAAGGATGCTCGATTCCGGCTTTCGGACAAGTGTCTCATCGCATTGCACGATCTCTTTCAGCCTCTCCAATTCAGTAGCATTCCCTTCGACCTTCGGAGTGCGGCCCTTCGTGAATTTCTTGCGGCACACACAAGGAAAGCATTGGGAATATTTCTCACACCGGATGAAGTGGCCAGGATGATGGTTGATTTTGTGTCTCCGCGTCCTGGCGATAAGGTCTGCGATCCCGCGTGTGGAACCGCCACTTTCCTAATTGAGGTGTTGAAGCATTGGCAGAGGCAAAAAGGCACGGCATACGACGCGAAGAAAGCCGACTTCACTGTCTTTGGCATCGACAAGAACCCTCGAATGCTCCTGCTGGCCGAACTGAACCTGCACCACACGCGCCGGTGTGTCTTCCGCTCGCAACTGGCCGATTCGCTGGCAAGGGGCACAATAAAACAGAACACGTGCGACGCGATATTCACCAATCCCCCTTTCGGCGTGAACATAGATGACAGGGGCCTCGACATGTCGGTTTATGAATCGGCACGGATGCTTGCTTCTGGGGGGGCAAGGAGGGTGCCAAGTGAAGTGTTATTCTTGGAGTTGTGCTTGCGTAGTCTTTCACCGGGAGGAACGTTGGCCATAGTTCTGCCTCGAAGCGTGGTAACAAATGGCTCCCTTGATGTGGCGCGTCGCGCCTTTGATCAATACGGTTATGTCCAGGCGATTGTGTCTCTGCCTTCAGAGACATTTCAGGCCACCGGAACACAAACGACAACAGTTGTTCTTTTTGCCCGAAAGTATGCCGGGAGCGAAGACCGAAAGGCAAATGTTCGTATCTGTGTGTCAAACGTGTCGAATGTCGGCTATGACAGCACTGGACGCAGGCGAGACGGCAGTCAGTTGAATGATCTGGCAAAACATCTCGCGGAGAGCATCTCCAGTCAGAAGGATGTGGCAACATGCTCGCTGACCGTTGCGGTGCCAAAGACAGAAACCTTTTCGCGGCTACCTGAATTGTTGGCGAAACGCATCGCAAGAAACAAGACGGTGTGCCTCAGCGAAATATTGAAAACCGTTACTTGTGGGCGCACGCCTCCCCGAGCCAGTTACACCCCTGAGGGGTTGTTTGTCGTGAAAGTCGGCAACTTAACGGGCAACGGGATCGATTGGAGTCCCAGAGACCGGAACTTCGTTGATCCGGGTGTGTATCGGGTGAACAACAGCGGCGAACGGTATCTCCGAACAGGAGACATTCTCCTGACTGCCGCCGCGCACTCGCCCGTCTACATTGCCAAGAAAGTCGACATCGTGACGGCCATCCCGCCAGAAGTAGGAAGCAAGGCATCGTTCGTCGGCGAGGTAATGCTTCTGAGACCGGATGAGGAGAAAGTTGATCCATTCGTTCTCTTGGCGTACTTGCGACTACCCTCCGTCATGAAAGAGATCCAAGCGATGATTCGGGGACAGACGGCGCACCTATACCCTGACGATGTTTTGAACCTGACCGTTGACGAGCGGGTTGTCAAACCGGATAAAACCTTGAAGGAACTGGCAGATCTTGCGCGACGGGAAGCAGAGAAATTTGCCGAACTGAACAGGATCATGTTCAGGCAGACGATACTCGCGGCTGAGTTAGACAACGATTGA
- a CDS encoding nucleotidyl transferase AbiEii/AbiGii toxin family protein has protein sequence MFEQAVTPASLAILKEIGREPCFTRFYLAGGTALALQIGHRLSVDLDFFTRETFKYRRVIDTLQKMGDFRATHEREHTVVGFLNQVMVSFFQYNYPMLETPLSFHDVSLAGLKDIAAMKIEAISGRGVKRDFVDLYFLGLAGLSLQDAIAGFQKKYESFNANRVHLLKALTYFADAEKNEMPKMFKKVSWQKVKDYFIRETKRLII, from the coding sequence ATGTTTGAACAAGCCGTTACTCCTGCCTCACTCGCCATTTTAAAAGAGATTGGTCGGGAGCCCTGTTTTACACGGTTTTATCTCGCAGGCGGCACCGCTCTGGCCCTACAAATCGGTCATCGACTATCTGTCGATCTCGATTTTTTCACGCGGGAAACGTTCAAATATCGCCGTGTAATCGATACCCTCCAAAAAATGGGCGACTTCCGGGCGACACATGAAAGAGAACATACTGTTGTCGGTTTTCTTAATCAGGTGATGGTCAGTTTTTTTCAATACAACTACCCCATGCTGGAAACTCCATTGTCATTCCACGACGTGTCCCTGGCGGGTCTTAAAGATATCGCGGCCATGAAAATCGAGGCGATATCGGGAAGAGGGGTCAAAAGAGACTTTGTCGATCTCTATTTCCTCGGCCTTGCGGGTTTGAGCCTTCAGGACGCGATTGCCGGTTTTCAGAAAAAATATGAATCCTTTAATGCGAATCGGGTGCATCTGCTCAAGGCGCTGACCTATTTTGCCGACGCCGAAAAGAATGAAATGCCGAAAATGTTCAAAAAGGTTTCATGGCAAAAAGTAAAAGATTATTTTATCCGCGAGACAAAACGGCTGATTATCTGA
- a CDS encoding ABC transporter permease: MLRHKFVSICSLFLLLLFLCALFPKILTPHGFDRQFPQFLLMTPTHEFWFGTDELGRDLLARVLYGARISLACALLATTISALFGIFYGSLSGFVGGKMDQILMRILDVLYSIPDLLFYILLGLFLGRNFWGLLITLSSLGWVSVARIVRGEILKYKELPFVESAQALGLPRWRILLRHLIPQTRDPIVVTLLFKIPAVILAESTLSFIGLGLAPPYSSWGTLASEGYQALGFYPHLILFPSLFIFLTIFSFQTIGNGLAGKMDSH; encoded by the coding sequence ATGCTTCGTCACAAATTTGTCTCTATATGCTCCCTTTTTCTCCTCCTTCTCTTCCTCTGCGCCCTTTTTCCAAAAATCCTGACGCCGCACGGCTTCGACCGGCAATTTCCACAGTTCCTTCTGATGACACCGACGCATGAGTTCTGGTTCGGGACCGACGAGCTGGGGCGTGATCTTTTGGCAAGAGTGCTTTATGGCGCCCGGATTTCGCTGGCCTGCGCCCTGCTGGCGACGACCATCTCCGCCCTTTTTGGAATTTTTTATGGGAGCCTTTCCGGTTTTGTCGGCGGAAAAATGGACCAGATTCTCATGCGCATTCTGGACGTTCTTTATTCGATTCCCGATCTCCTTTTTTATATCCTGCTGGGACTTTTTTTGGGCCGGAATTTCTGGGGCCTCCTCATCACCCTCTCGTCTTTGGGATGGGTGAGTGTGGCGCGGATTGTCCGGGGGGAGATTCTGAAATACAAGGAACTGCCGTTTGTCGAATCGGCGCAGGCCCTGGGTCTGCCAAGATGGAGAATTCTTCTTCGACACCTGATTCCTCAAACACGCGACCCGATTGTCGTCACCCTTCTGTTTAAAATCCCGGCGGTCATATTGGCGGAATCGACCCTTTCGTTCATCGGCCTCGGTTTGGCTCCGCCCTATTCCAGCTGGGGGACGCTCGCCTCTGAGGGGTATCAGGCCCTCGGGTTTTACCCCCATTTGATTCTTTTCCCGTCGTTGTTTATCTTTCTGACGATCTTTTCGTTTCAGACAATCGGAAACGGGCTGGCGGGAAAAATGGATTCCCATTGA
- a CDS encoding ABC transporter permease gives MASSLIKRLLISLLTLFSVLILTFLLLHLIPGGPFDQEREFPPEIKQNLYQKYGLTQRGDQNFWIWFAGDLKAYLSYLKKGELGPSLKFRDRDVVEIIAKAVVPSMELAAGALSLALVFGVLAGLKAAARPEGLIDRFLKLAGPVVLSLPSFVKAVLLIMIFSFWLKCLPPALWEGIRSSLLPVLTLALVPLAYFAQLTRAGVLSQLRQDYVKTARAKGVPEAAILLKHALKNAATPILTVMGPMTAALITGSFVVETIFSIPGLGRHFVTAVIDRDYFLVMGITLFYASILIFLNWMVDVGYLWLDPRMRKSRG, from the coding sequence ATGGCGTCTTCATTGATAAAGCGCCTCTTGATCAGCCTCCTCACGCTTTTCAGCGTTCTGATTCTCACCTTCCTTCTTCTTCATCTGATTCCCGGAGGGCCGTTTGATCAGGAGCGGGAGTTCCCCCCGGAGATCAAACAAAATCTCTATCAAAAATATGGACTGACACAGAGGGGCGATCAAAATTTCTGGATCTGGTTTGCAGGCGACCTGAAAGCCTATCTTTCATATCTTAAAAAAGGGGAACTGGGCCCTTCGCTTAAATTCCGCGACCGGGATGTTGTGGAGATTATCGCCAAGGCGGTTGTCCCCTCGATGGAACTGGCGGCAGGGGCCTTAAGCCTCGCCCTTGTTTTTGGCGTATTGGCCGGACTTAAGGCCGCCGCTCGGCCGGAGGGTTTGATTGACCGGTTTTTAAAGCTTGCCGGTCCGGTGGTTTTGTCCCTCCCCAGTTTTGTCAAAGCGGTCTTGCTGATCATGATTTTTTCCTTCTGGCTGAAGTGTCTCCCCCCGGCGCTCTGGGAAGGGATTCGCTCCTCCCTTCTGCCCGTTCTGACGCTGGCGCTGGTGCCGCTGGCCTACTTTGCCCAGCTCACCCGCGCCGGCGTTTTGTCGCAACTCCGGCAGGATTACGTGAAAACCGCTCGCGCCAAAGGGGTGCCGGAGGCCGCCATTTTGCTCAAACACGCGCTCAAGAACGCCGCCACGCCGATACTGACGGTGATGGGTCCGATGACAGCCGCGCTGATTACCGGTTCGTTTGTCGTCGAAACCATCTTTTCCATCCCCGGTCTGGGGCGCCATTTTGTGACGGCGGTGATCGACCGCGACTATTTTCTGGTGATGGGGATCACGCTGTTCTACGCGTCGATCCTTATTTTTTTAAACTGGATGGTCGATGTGGGGTATCTCTGGCTCGATCCGAGGATGAGAAAAAGCAGGGGCTAG